Part of the Pseudobdellovibrionaceae bacterium genome is shown below.
GCGCATATCTTCAAGCTTGAGCTCTCGCTCTACTTTTTCAATTTTCCTTAAATAATACTTAAGCTCTTCAAAATGCCCCTTCACTTTATCCACGAGTTCTTGCTGCCGGGATCTCGAAAGCGCATTCAATCCCGGAAAATTTCTCTTCATTTTAATGGCGCTAATGAGATCATGGCAGTGCCCCACGTATCGCTCGGTGCGCACCCGAAACTGCGGATAAATCTCCAAAGCATCCACGTAGCGCTCGATCTCATATTTAGCTGAATCATAATTTCCAATCACCACAAGATGTAAAATCCCGTGCTGCAAACTATCCATCGGCCCGGCTTCAGAGGGCGCTGTCAGCTGTCTCTCTAGAGCATCTTGCAGATCATGCTGCATAGACTCCAGTCGAGCTTGTTCTAAAGATTGATAATCAATTTTCGCATTGTCCATACTTATGTCTACGGCAGAAAGCCCAGAAAACTTTAGGATTTTTTTAGGGTACCAGGTCCTAAATCGGGTCGCGATGTGTCAAAGTGGCCACATCAAAGGAGAGCAACGACGCCAACGGCACGAGTGGCCGCATGTCGTCTTCGGATTGCGTCACTTTCGTGCCGCAACCCGGATACGCCATGCACATCGTGATGTTGGCGTCGTTGCTCTCCTTTGATGTGGCCACTTTGACACATCGCGACCCGATTTAGGACCTGGTACCCTGGGCACGAGAGTGACGCAATCCGAAGACGACATGCGGCCACTCGTGCCGTTGGCGTCGTCGCTCTCCTTTGATGTGGCCACTTTGACGCATCGTGACCCGATTTAGGACCTGGTACCTTGGGCAATATTTTCCTCGTCTTTTTGACAGTGCATACCTCAATCTGAGACAATTTTTTTAATGAGGTGTCTTGTTTGAGCCAAGGAGGGACCATGGAAGACATCATTGCGACTTCCAATTTTCAAAACAATGATGATTTTGAGTCTGGCAAGGCGGAGCCCATGTTGTCTCACATTCCTGTGCCCAGCCAATTGCCAACGGCCCTTGAGCTTGATCAACTGCCCGATCACGTTTTGCGCAGCGGAGCTGTGGAGGCATTGATTCAACAAAACGACGATTTAATGGCACGACTTCGAGTGACATTGCGCCGGATTTCCGTTTACGAAGAACGGCTTCATAGAAGCGAATCTGAGAGGCAAAAGATTCTCGCTGAGTATGAGAACTTTCGCGATCAAGTTTTAGTTTTGCGCGAAAAAACAGTGGCACTAAGTGAACGTCACCGCGTTGAAGAAGAGGCTCTTGGCGAATTGCGGTCTCAAGTTCGACTGCGAGAAATCGAGTATGCGGAGCTCTATACCACGTCTCAAGACCGACAAGATGAACTTCAAAAAACCGTACAAAAATTAAGCAAACAACTGGCCCGATTGAGTCGGTATCGCCATAGAGTCCGGCGAGCCCTGCAAAATTTCCGAAACCAATTCAGCAATGAAAAAAACGAAATTGAATCGCAATTTACCCAGGCGCTCGAAAATACGAAAAACTCTTTAAATTCGCACATCCAAGAACTCACTGTAAACGTGAGCCTGCTTGACAAAGAAAAACGATATCTCCAATCAGAGCTTGCCTCCGAGACAGAAACAAAAGCCCGATTGCAGAAAGATCTCGCTGAAGCCGCCGAGTATATTTCTGAGCAGGCCAAACAAGCCACTGAAAATCAAACACGGCTGGTTGACACTTATGAAGACCAACTGGAGTCACTGCGACGAGACCTTGCTGATGCGTCTGCTGAAAAGCAACAGCTTCTGCGAAAAATGAGCGACTATGACAATGTCTATGAACGCAACGTAGACCTGGAAAATCAATTGATTCTCCTGAAGCGACAAAAAGAGGATTCAAAGACCGAGCTCGATCAAGAGATCATCCATCTTCAAGAAAAACTGGCTAGTTACCGGGTGGAGGCCAAAAACAAGACGCTTGAGAACGAGGGGCTTCGCGAGGACAAGGTATCATTGCACAATCAAATGCTGACCATCAAACAAGAGAACAATCAGCTCTCTGAACAGGTGGAAAGCCTACAGTGCCTATGGAGAGACAATCAAAAACAACTGGAAAAACAAAAAGACCAAAATGTGGCTCTTCAGAAACTCAATCAATCTCTCAGTCAAAAGCTCAATGAGTATCGACAACAAGCGACGCGCCTCAAAGAGGCTCTTGACCGAAATCAGCTGCAACAATCCACAACATCAGCAGCCACCACTGAACCTTCTCAAAATGCACCGAGTGATCACGAGTTCAGCCCCGATGTAATGAATCGCATTGATGAACTGATTCATGAGATCCATTCGGGTTTCACAAAAATGCCCTAACCCCTGCGGGGAGGGCCATGTTACTAAGACGCAGATTTCGACTCAGATCTATTTTTCTGTGCTGCTTTGCCCGTTGACTACGGGAAATGCGGGCGCAGGCTCAACAACGCCCGAAGAGGACTCAAAACTGTGCTTAGGTAGTTCCGTCGCAACAGCCACAGGAGGCTGGGGTGGGCGCTGCAAAGAAAGATGCGCCACGTATTCATTTTCAAAAAACTCCATCTGCCGGATCACACTATTGGCGCGAAATACGCGACGAAACTCAGCTCCCACACCGCAAAATCGCAATCCTTCTTTGTTGTTCTTTGTAAGATCAGCCAACCCTTCCACAAAGGGTGTTATCCCGCTGGATCCTATGAAAGAGAGACCCGTTAAATTAAAAATGACCTTTTTTCCTGAAAAGTGACGAACACAGTTGGCTCGAAAGGCATCAGCACTTTCAAAATCCATGAAGCCACCTAATCGCACAACAATAATATCACCAAACTCTTCTATTTTGGCATCCATACTCACACTCCCCAATTCAGGCTGTATAATTTGTGGGCGCAAAAAAGCCCTCGTTGAATGACATAGTTATTGAAACTGACCACCATTAACAGATTATAGCGTCCATTTTGG
Proteins encoded:
- a CDS encoding STAS domain-containing protein, which produces MDAKIEEFGDIIVVRLGGFMDFESADAFRANCVRHFSGKKVIFNLTGLSFIGSSGITPFVEGLADLTKNNKEGLRFCGVGAEFRRVFRANSVIRQMEFFENEYVAHLSLQRPPQPPVAVATELPKHSFESSSGVVEPAPAFPVVNGQSSTEK